The window CAGATTAAAATGATGCAAGAAAAAGTCAAAAACTTGTAGATAACTGGCTCGCATAAGTTCCAAGTACCATTTATCGACTTTTTAAGAGGTTATTTAATCGATGATTTAAAACGTATAAACGTTTATTTAAGTCTAAGCGATTTAAAATAGAGTTGAATGGATTTTTCCATAGTATGATATTAACTTTCATACTCTATAAAACAATTAAATTTTTATCTTTAAAGGCTAATACAATGAATATATCCCTATGAAATTTTTCTACTGTATCTTATTTTCTTTTGCAAGTCTTTTATCGTATTCTCAAGTAGGAATAGGCACTGCCGCTCCTACTGCCGATTTGGAAATTATTTCAAATACTGGCCTTGCTAGCGGTGAGTTTAATGGAATTATTATCCCAAAAGTCCCAGTTCTTCCTACTGGAGCCGCTTTACCTAGTGTTGCTCAGACAGGACTTATTTTGTATTTAGATTCTAACGATGCAGCCGAAGGTTTTTACTACTTTAATGGGACGTCTTATCAAAACGTGAATGCTACATCTGCATTTTATACCGATGGAACAACTGACAATGCTACTTCTACAACTTCTGACATCGTAAGAACTGGAAGAACCTCTTTTGGAACAGAATCAGTTGCTGCGGCTGTTGTAACAGTAGAGAATCCAGGCGCTGTGGCTTCAGAAGAAAGAACGATTTTAAGCGTGACTAATAGGCATACAAGCGTTGCGGCAGCGGCTTCAACGCCAGATACTAAAACATTAGATTTGACCAATACAAGTACAACAGGTCGAGATAAGATAGGTATTGCTAATGAAGTTTCTGTTTCCGGTTTAGGCGCTCACATTGGTATCGACAATGTAGTTGCTGTTAATAATAATAGTAATTTCACCAATTATGGCATCAGAAATGTAATAGGATCAAGCACGACTTCAGGACAAGATATTAATGGAATTTCTACAAGAGCAGGTAATGCAGGTGCAACTGGAACCGTTTATGGAATAAGAAGTATTGCTTTGAACGATGGCTCAAATAATTCGTTTTCTGGATATTTTCAAGGAGATTCATTTGCGATAAGAAACGCTGGTGACACAGATGGTTACACAATGCCAGTAGATTCTGGTACGGCTGGTCAAGTACTGACTACAGATGGTACTGGTGCAGCAACGTGGAGTGGTCTTTCAGATTTTTCTAGAGCTGATGTATCTGGGACTACATACACTTTGAACAACCCTGCACAAGGTGATACAAATGATGATTGGGAAGATGTTGTTTTCAGTAATGAAACTGTGACTAGTGCTAATTATGATAATTCAAATGGTGTATATACAGCTCCTGCAGATGGTGTCTATAACATAAATGCAATGGTTACTTCTGACTTTACCACTGGAGACACATTTAGATTTGGTATTAATGTGGTGGTTGATTACGACGGTGGAGATGATAGTTATGTATTTTATAAACAAATAGAATATTCACATTCAGGAACTGGTACGGTTTCTAGAGAAGTAAACGCAAATATTTCTTTGCTAGAAAACGCGAATATTAAAATCCAATTTTTAATGCCGGATTCCTATGCTAATTTCACGGTTGACGAGTTTGGGCCAAAAACCAATTTAACGATTACTAAGCTGTAAGTTATTTACGCTTTCGCGAAAGCTTAACACTACATAAATATAAACTTCATAACTTTGAAAAAAAATTATGAAGTTTTTTTATACCTTAATAGTTGTGTTGACTTTAATGTCATGTAAAAACGATGCTGAATTAGCTAATAATACACCAGCCACAAAAGCTGAAAAACCTGTTTCACAATTAGAAAACAGACAACTAACACAAGAATTCAAAGACTACTGGTATAACGGTACGGCAGAGATATCGAGTTATGACATCAGCGTTGCTCGTTATGGTGAGATGAGAGAAGGAACTGGTGTGATGATTTTTGTTACTGAGCCATTTGATAATAAAGATCAAATAAAAGCAGACCAACATAAAGAAAACAATCGACCTGTTCTTAAATTAAATGCAACTCGAGATTTCTACACAGGAATTTATCCTTATAAAATAATGAGCAGCACCTTTTTGCCACTGGACAAAAAAGATAATGCGATTAAAATAGCGACTTCTATTCAAGAATGGTGTGGTCACACTTACATGCAATTAAATCAAAATGAAGCTAGTTATGATGTGACGCTTCACTCCTACTTTCAAAGTGAAGGAAATAAAGATTTTGAAATCGATAACGTAATAACTGAAAACCAAATAGCAGCGCAACTAAGAATTGACCCTAAAGACATGCCTACAGGCGAATTAAAGGTAATTCCAAGCACTGAATATTTGAGATTAAAGCATATGGAAGCCAAACCTTATGATGCTGTTGCTAAACTTAGTGAAATCCCTGATGGTTATTTGTACAGTGTTAAATTCACTGATCTAGGTAGAACCATTGCTTTTAAAACCGAAAAAGAATTTCCTTATAAAATTCTTTCATGGATGGATCGTTATAAAGACGGAGCAGCACCCATGGTTTCCTCTGGTACGCTCAAGAAAACCATAAACACTGCTTACTGGGGAAAGAACGCAAATAAAGATGCTGTTTTAAGAGATAATTTAGGTTTATGAAAGAATTTTTACTGAGACCACAAGTTATACTCACGTTATCATTGTTATTGTTAACTTTTATAACACATCGTTTTATTATTTGGAGTGCGATAAAGTTATCTAAACGAGTTTCTAGAACAGAACTACGTAAACAATATCTAAACAGATATACTGGCTATGTAATTTGGAGTATTTGTGTCATTGCAATTATTCTCGTTTGGGGTTTTTCTACTGATGGATTTTTTGTTGCACTAGGATCTACCTTTGCAGTAGTAGGTGTTGCATTATTTGCAAACTGGAGTATTCTAAGTAATATCACCTCCAGTTTTATTCTTTATTTTACCTTTCCGTTCAAGATAGGTGACCGCATTCGTATTCATGATAAAGACTTACCGGTAACCGCCGTTATAAGTGATATAAAAGGTTTTTATACCTTACTCATTACAGACGAAGGTGAGAATATTACCTACCCAAACAATTTGCTTCTTCAAAAAGGAGTATCTATACTTCAAGAAAGAAAGGAATCTATTTTTGACATTAATGATCAAGAATCAGATCCTACAGTTTAATAATTATATAAATTAAAATTGCTTATTATGGACTTAAGCGACCAGCTCAAAAACCTTTTTCCAGATCACGACTTCAAAGAAGAAAAACAAACAGAAAAAAGCAATATCTGGTTACAAGAGCAACCTCTAGAATGTAAGTTTGAAAAACGTAAAGGAAAAGTAAACACCATTATCGATGGTTACACAGGAGCAACAGCAGACTTTAAAATTTTAGCCAAAGAATTAAAAACTCAATTAGGAGTAGGTGGAAGTTTTAAAAACGATCAAATAATCATTCAAGGTGATTATCGCGATCGCATCATGGAAATGCTCAAAGACAAAGGATTTAAAGTAAAGCGTGTCGGTGGATGATTTCAAAGATAAGTAAGTTTGATAAAAGTCTTGTACTATATTATTTCTCCATTCAACAACATAAAAAAAGCTCCAAAATCAATTTGATTTTGGAGCTTTTATCTTTAGAATAAATTGAATTACTCGTCACCTACTATATGTTCAATAGCAGCTGCAAGTTTAAAATCCTTTTCAGTTAAACCGTTGAC is drawn from Nonlabens dokdonensis DSW-6 and contains these coding sequences:
- a CDS encoding autotransporter outer membrane beta-barrel domain-containing protein; this encodes MKFFYCILFSFASLLSYSQVGIGTAAPTADLEIISNTGLASGEFNGIIIPKVPVLPTGAALPSVAQTGLILYLDSNDAAEGFYYFNGTSYQNVNATSAFYTDGTTDNATSTTSDIVRTGRTSFGTESVAAAVVTVENPGAVASEERTILSVTNRHTSVAAAASTPDTKTLDLTNTSTTGRDKIGIANEVSVSGLGAHIGIDNVVAVNNNSNFTNYGIRNVIGSSTTSGQDINGISTRAGNAGATGTVYGIRSIALNDGSNNSFSGYFQGDSFAIRNAGDTDGYTMPVDSGTAGQVLTTDGTGAATWSGLSDFSRADVSGTTYTLNNPAQGDTNDDWEDVVFSNETVTSANYDNSNGVYTAPADGVYNINAMVTSDFTTGDTFRFGINVVVDYDGGDDSYVFYKQIEYSHSGTGTVSREVNANISLLENANIKIQFLMPDSYANFTVDEFGPKTNLTITKL
- a CDS encoding septum formation inhibitor Maf, translating into MKFFYTLIVVLTLMSCKNDAELANNTPATKAEKPVSQLENRQLTQEFKDYWYNGTAEISSYDISVARYGEMREGTGVMIFVTEPFDNKDQIKADQHKENNRPVLKLNATRDFYTGIYPYKIMSSTFLPLDKKDNAIKIATSIQEWCGHTYMQLNQNEASYDVTLHSYFQSEGNKDFEIDNVITENQIAAQLRIDPKDMPTGELKVIPSTEYLRLKHMEAKPYDAVAKLSEIPDGYLYSVKFTDLGRTIAFKTEKEFPYKILSWMDRYKDGAAPMVSSGTLKKTINTAYWGKNANKDAVLRDNLGL
- a CDS encoding translation initiation factor, whose protein sequence is MDLSDQLKNLFPDHDFKEEKQTEKSNIWLQEQPLECKFEKRKGKVNTIIDGYTGATADFKILAKELKTQLGVGGSFKNDQIIIQGDYRDRIMEMLKDKGFKVKRVGG
- a CDS encoding mechanosensitive ion channel domain-containing protein; this encodes MKEFLLRPQVILTLSLLLLTFITHRFIIWSAIKLSKRVSRTELRKQYLNRYTGYVIWSICVIAIILVWGFSTDGFFVALGSTFAVVGVALFANWSILSNITSSFILYFTFPFKIGDRIRIHDKDLPVTAVISDIKGFYTLLITDEGENITYPNNLLLQKGVSILQERKESIFDINDQESDPTV